In Anoplopoma fimbria isolate UVic2021 breed Golden Eagle Sablefish chromosome 12, Afim_UVic_2022, whole genome shotgun sequence, one DNA window encodes the following:
- the snphb gene encoding LOW QUALITY PROTEIN: syntaphilin (The sequence of the model RefSeq protein was modified relative to this genomic sequence to represent the inferred CDS: substituted 1 base at 1 genomic stop codon): MAILPAAGSSILILILILSLSALRQWQLSYCSRSTQVADGPSPCQHLFSPPLCFLRVSTEAACVWIPHSGCPWLALSVVLKDSETKFNPLKALQPKRRLQQILASSPVPVPKPASGSGTGAAAPAAAASVAIPVPAPPAFDYCRFIELDYVPMETGYMVSMRPTKGYASTKSPTKGCLLLLXTRRTPAAPSNRDPHGNTSLSSSSNSGSCKGSDCSPTKGRHQKYSCTDNHGIRPPPPEQYLTPLQQKEVCIRHLRARLNETITTLQDRDTEIDELRGQLYRMQEDWVEEECHRVEAQLALKEARQEIQQLKQAVDTVRATLSDAGGLSGDVGVQKYFQDINAQNNKLENLLLSMELAQARLAKEGEAIPGCRTRVGGSAPASVSGESPGGIPKPSVGGRGSCSCDCSPARSLTRSSTYTKLSDQGLADRNSNDFPGLSGDGTQDSGFVCCGENSVPSRADLLLEAAFLSEETASLLNSYAQMPHSATYEKLCTGERLAPIHCSHGGVGCMSHPCLSHHHLYLHPLRETGIQTESCPIPATAGYPSDLDTIAEQRTFRSQACSPTSTWMSDEGEEELDSITTTASIMTATMMSTATEPIPASKTPPVPPLPRSATVACSMESPLCGGEEGVEEGEKQENEKTEKDSAATDQQEETTLISLAEEEHQTQMGSEGGNEVEVQGAVEEAAQGKLCDLPETSTGTLGDLNFGRCCGQGTQGGTTLENLNMEDRQQEVGLSAGSTKVETEELSPSHQGLSPDVEQPHTSQPRRSSSHEEIAGVTVVELNDEDDDENETEEQGATGGATPEVGDPSSSGTIEKSYWSRHFLVDLLAVAIPVVPTVAWFCRGPVGGRQPIYHLGSLLRGCCTVALHSLRRGGGLRHYPAGGGDLGGSQI; this comes from the exons CCAGCATCTCTTTTCTCCACCTCTGTGTTTCCTTCGCGTCAGCACAGAAGCTGCTTGCGTGTGGATACCGCACTCGGGCTGCCCGTGGCTG GCTCTCAGCGTTGTGCTGAAGGACAGCGAGACAAA ATTCAACCCTCTGAAGGCGTTGCAGCCCAAACGCCGTTTGCAGCAAATACTGGCGTCCTCGCCCGTCCCGGTGCCAAAGCCGGCGTCTGGGTCGGGAACGGGGGCGGCTGCACCAGCAGCAGCGGCGTCGGTGGCCATTCCTGTGCCCGCGCCCCCTGC GTTTGACTACTGCAGGTTCATAGAACTAGACTACGTCCCTATGGAGACAGGCTATATGGTCTCAATGCGCCCGACCAAAGGCTACGCATCGACCAAGTCGCCGACGAAAGG ATGTCTCCTCTTACTTTGAACCAGGCGGACACCGGCCGCACCCAGTAACAGAGATCCCCATGGCAACACatccctcagcagcagcagcaactcAGGCTCTTGTAAGGGCAGCGACTGCAGCCCCACTAAAGG ACGTCATCAGAAGTACTCATGTACGGACAACCATGGTATCCGGCCCCCTCCACCAGAGCAGTACCTCACACCGCTGCAGCAGAAAGAGGTGTGTATCCGACACCTGCGGGCCAGGCTAAACGAAACCATCACCACTCTCCAAGACAG GGACACAGAGATAGATGAACTGAGAGGGCAGTTATACAGGATGCAGGAGGACTGGGTTGAGGAGGAATGTCACCGCGTGGAGGCTCAGCTGGCCCTGAAAGAGGCACGGCAGGAGATCCAGCAGCTCAAACAGGCTGTGGACACTGTTCGCGCCACACTCAGTGATGCAGGGGGGCTCAGTGGCGACGTAGGGGTCCAGAAGTACTTTCAGGACATCAACGCTCAGAACAACAAGCTTGAGAACCTTTTGCTCAGCATGGAGCTAGCCCAGGCTAGATTAGCGAAGGAAGGGGAAGCCATACCAGGCTGTCGGACCCGTGTTGGAGGTTCTGCACCAGCATCGGTATCAGGGGAAAGTCCAGGGGGAATACCCAAACCATCAGTAGGAGGTAGAGGGTCTTGCTCCTGCGACTGTAGCCCAGCCCGTTCTCTGACCCGGAGCTCCACCTACACTAAGCTGAGCGACCAAGGGCTTGCGGACCGGAACAGCAATGACTTTCCTGGTCTGTCAGGTGACGGCACCCAGGATAGCGGTTTTGTGTGCTGTGGGGAGAACAGCGTCCCCAGCCGGGCTGACCTGCTCTTAGAGGCCGCATTCCTCTCTGAGGAAACAGCATCTTTACTCAACTCCTACGCTCAA ATGCCCCACTCCGCCACCTATGAGAAGCTGTGCACTGGTGAGCGGCTAGCACCCATTCATTGCAGTCACGGTGGAGTGGGTTGTATGAGCCATCCCTGCCTGTCCCACCACCACCTCTACCTGCACCCCCTGCGGGAGACAGGCATTCAAACTGAAAGCTGCCCCATCCCTGCAACGGCAGGTTACCCCTCTGATCTTGATACCATTGCAGAGCAACGCACTTTCCGCTCCCAGGCCTGCAGCCCCACCTCAACCTGGATGTCTGATGAGGGGGAAGAGGAGCTGGACTCCATCACCACCACAGCTTCAATAATGACAGCGACGATGATGAGCACGGCCACAGAGCCGATCCCGGCCTCCAAAACGCCACCGGTCCCTCCTTTACCACGGTCTGCTACTGTGGCTTGTTCCATGGAAAGTCCTCTGTGTGGGGGAGaagagggagtggaggagggggaaaagcaGGAAAATGAGAAGACAGAGAAGGATTCTGCAGCAACGGATCAGCAGGAGGAAACAACACTGATCAGCCTGGCAGAAGAAGAACATCAGACGCAAATGGGCTCAGAGGGAGGGAATGAGGTGGAAGTGCAGGGTGCAGTGGAGGAGGCAGCACAAGGTAAGCTGTGCGATTTACCAGAGACATCCACAGGGACATTGGGTGACCTTAATTTTGGAAGATGCTGTGGACAAGGCACACAGGGTGGGACAACACTGGAAAACCTTAACATGGAAGACAGGCAGCAAGAAGTTGGTCTATCAGCAGGATCAACCAAGGTAGAGACAGAAGAGTTGAGTCCAAGTCACCAAGGATTATCACCAGATGTAGAACAGCCTCACACCTCGCAACCAAGGAGATCTTCTTCCCATGAGGAGATAGCTGGTGTCACTGTAGTGGAGTTGAATGATGAGGACgatgatgaaaatgaaactgaaGAACAAGGTGCCACAGGGGGTGCCACACCAGAGGTGGGAGATCCGTCCAGTTCTGGGACAATTGAGAAAAGCTACTGGAGTCGTCACTTCTTGGTTGATCTGCTGGCAGTGGCCATTCCTGTGGTGCCAACGGTGGCGTGGTTCTGCCGTGGTCCAGTCGGTGGCCGACAGCCCATTTATCATTTAGGGTCATTGCTGCGAGGCTGTTGCACTGTGGCACTGCACTCACTTCGCAGGGGAGGTGGGTTGAGGCATTACCCCGCAGGCGGGGGAGACCTGGGCGGATCGCAGATATAA